From one Eisenibacter elegans DSM 3317 genomic stretch:
- a CDS encoding DUF2851 family protein, with product MREDFLHFVWQYQAFDTNHLVTSSGEPLHIHHRGITNLNEGADFQMAKMTIGTVLWVGSVEIHLRSSDWQRHQHSQNLQYNNVILHVVWQNDAPCLRPDGSPMPTLALEGLVDLNLLQQYQGLMQSQAPIPCATQLPKVAPLIRTMTLDRALVQRMELKAQRIAQYQTNQDWEQSAYQALARALGAKVNAEPFEALSRQVPLKILHKHRDQLLALEAILMGVAGLLPQEPTDSYSQQLVEEYRFLAHKYDLAPQQLPTEMWQYSRLRPGSFPPLRVAQLAALIHQEPHWFSTFLRMPAKALLQYLQIKPSEYWQRHYQFAKKQERPSGKLGKSTAQQIVINAAAPLLMWYAQLQANPDYAEKAVDLLESLPPEDNHRLRMWYDLGWEAKNAHDSQALLGLYEGFCAPKQCLRCSIGTALLKNKPDS from the coding sequence ATGCGCGAAGACTTTTTACACTTCGTATGGCAATACCAAGCCTTTGATACAAACCACTTGGTTACTAGCTCAGGGGAGCCACTACACATCCACCATCGAGGAATTACCAACCTGAATGAAGGTGCTGATTTTCAGATGGCTAAAATGACCATAGGGACAGTACTCTGGGTTGGGAGTGTCGAGATACACCTGCGTTCTTCAGACTGGCAGCGACACCAACACAGCCAAAATCTACAGTACAACAATGTAATTTTACACGTAGTATGGCAAAATGACGCTCCCTGTCTGCGCCCCGACGGTAGCCCTATGCCCACCCTAGCGCTAGAAGGATTGGTAGACCTGAACCTCCTTCAACAATATCAGGGGCTGATGCAAAGCCAAGCGCCCATCCCCTGTGCCACACAACTCCCCAAAGTAGCGCCACTCATACGTACAATGACCCTAGACAGAGCGCTAGTACAACGGATGGAGCTCAAAGCCCAACGCATCGCCCAATATCAAACCAACCAAGACTGGGAACAAAGCGCCTATCAGGCATTGGCTAGGGCTTTGGGAGCCAAGGTCAATGCAGAGCCATTCGAAGCCCTCAGCCGGCAGGTTCCGCTCAAAATACTCCACAAACACCGTGACCAACTGCTTGCTTTAGAGGCGATATTGATGGGCGTAGCCGGACTATTGCCCCAAGAACCAACGGATAGCTACAGCCAACAATTGGTAGAAGAATACCGCTTTTTAGCACATAAATATGACCTTGCGCCGCAGCAACTCCCCACTGAGATGTGGCAATATAGCCGTTTGCGCCCGGGGAGCTTTCCGCCTTTACGTGTCGCCCAACTAGCAGCACTTATCCATCAAGAGCCGCACTGGTTCAGTACTTTTTTGCGAATGCCAGCCAAAGCACTCCTTCAGTACTTACAAATAAAACCTTCTGAGTACTGGCAAAGACACTATCAGTTTGCCAAAAAACAGGAGCGCCCCTCGGGCAAGTTAGGCAAGAGTACAGCCCAACAGATTGTCATCAATGCCGCTGCCCCCTTGTTGATGTGGTATGCCCAGTTGCAGGCCAATCCTGACTATGCCGAGAAAGCCGTAGACTTGCTCGAAAGCCTGCCACCCGAAGACAATCACCGCCTGCGGATGTGGTATGACCTAGGCTGGGAAGCCAAAAACGCCCACGACTCACAAGCCCTGTTGGGCCTGTATGAAGGTTTTTGCGCCCCAAAACAATGCCTACGTTGTAGCATCGGGACAGCCTTGCTAAAAAATAAACCAGACTCATAA
- a CDS encoding SPFH domain-containing protein: protein MKSIQLKRLAAFALLLPLLASCARIDAGHVGLVVNLYGSKRGVQDVAEVTGFVWYNPMTTRIYEFPTFVQNVVFTDGRNEGSTSQEGFRVTTKDGLSVAFDISLNYRVDPGQVSKIFVKYRKPLHELDRTIMRNFLRDAYNEVSGRYTAEQLYENKNKFMEEAEKQISNRLGREGFIVEQVVLLNELRLPKSVMANIDAKINARQIALKKEQEVAQERAEAQKSIEQAKGAAESIRIRAEAEANANRVVAESISPNLIEYEKVKKWDGKNPQYVGTGTGGAVFFKGQ, encoded by the coding sequence ATGAAATCAATACAACTAAAGCGCTTGGCTGCGTTCGCACTCCTACTCCCCCTATTGGCCTCTTGTGCCCGCATCGATGCCGGACATGTAGGCCTGGTCGTAAACCTCTATGGCTCTAAGCGTGGGGTACAAGACGTAGCTGAGGTTACAGGATTTGTATGGTACAACCCCATGACCACCCGCATCTATGAGTTCCCTACCTTTGTGCAAAACGTCGTATTTACCGACGGGCGCAACGAAGGCAGCACTTCACAAGAAGGGTTTAGAGTAACGACCAAAGACGGACTCAGTGTCGCTTTTGATATATCGCTCAACTATCGGGTAGACCCCGGGCAAGTATCCAAGATTTTTGTCAAATACCGTAAGCCTCTCCACGAGCTAGACCGCACCATCATGCGCAACTTCCTGCGCGATGCCTACAACGAGGTTTCGGGGCGCTACACCGCCGAGCAACTCTACGAAAACAAGAACAAGTTTATGGAAGAAGCCGAGAAGCAAATCTCTAACCGCTTGGGCAGAGAAGGCTTTATTGTAGAGCAGGTCGTATTGCTCAATGAGCTGCGCCTTCCTAAGAGTGTGATGGCCAATATTGACGCAAAAATCAACGCTCGCCAAATTGCCCTCAAAAAAGAACAAGAAGTAGCCCAAGAGCGCGCCGAGGCTCAAAAATCTATCGAACAAGCCAAGGGCGCTGCCGAATCTATCCGTATTCGTGCCGAGGCCGAAGCCAACGCCAACCGTGTCGTGGCTGAGTCTATCTCCCCGAACCTCATTGAGTATGAGAAAGTAAAAAAATGGGATGGCAAAAATCCGCAATATGTGGGAACAGGCACCGGAGGTGCGGTGTTTTTCAAGGGACAATAA